AAACTGTCCACACCTCAACAGAGTGACTGAAATTGGTGCTTTCTCAGAGGCACCTTTAACTGTGGGGGAAATGTCCCCCTGCAGCAGCTGACACAGTGCTCTCTCGGGTTAATCTAGAGGcacagagttttactctgtatctaccccgtgctgtacctgccctgggagtgtttgatgggacagtgtagagggagctttactctgtatctaccccgtgctgtacctgccctgggagtgtttgatgggacaatgtagagggagctttactctgtatctaacctgtgctgtacctgccctgggagtgtttgatgggacaatgtagagggagttttactctgtatctaaccccctgtacctgcactgggagtgtttgatgggacaatgtagagggagttttactctgtatctaaccccctgtacctgcactgggagtgtttgatgggacaatgtagagggagctttactctgtatctaaccccctgtacctgccctgggagtgtttgatgggacagtgtagagggagctttactctgtatctaacccgtgctgtatctgccctgggagtgtttaatgggacagtgtagaggcagctttactctgtatctaacccgtgctgtctcaTTGCTATGTGAAAATTGAACATGCAAGAAGCTTTCTGTTAGCAATAACGTTGAGGTTGTTCCTCGCTcacctgtgccccctctctctcgctctcttgtgATGTAGGCCTGTAAATTTGCCCTGCGATTGATTGGTCCTCTGATGGGTTCGGACAACATCAGTGCAATGTTTCAGAAGCATCTACTGGAGGAAGCGAACTTGCACTACGGGGAGTTCATCAACGACCTGGCCAAACACATCGTGAGTTCCCCGTTCAAATACAGACATCACTGGTCTTTCCTGATCTGGCCAAACACATCGTGAGTTCCCCCTTCAAATACAGACATCACTGGTCTTTCCTGATCTGGCCAAACACACCATGTGTTCCCTGTTCAAATACAGACATCACTGGTCTTTCCTGATCTGGCCAAACACATCGTGAGTTCCCCCTTCAAATACAGACATCACTGGTCTTTCCTGATCTGGCCAAACACACCATGAGTTCCCCGTTCAAATACAGACATTCTGAGTTCTCCATTCAAATACAAACCCAAGCTCGCAAAACGACCACGTCGTGAATTCAAACAGAGACCACAGGCTGACTCTGAGATCAGGTTGGGGTCCCAGCTTTGATCGCAGTCCCATGTTGTGGTAGCTGCCAGGGTAACTATAGGGAGGCTATAAGAAtatacaaataggagcaggagccggtcatcctgcccctcgagcctgctccgccatttaatacgatcattgactcagttccacttcaccGTCTGCTTCTCTTATTGGTAAAGAAACTGTCtcgttctgtcttaaatttattcaatgtcccggcttccacagctctctgaggcagcgaattccacagatttacagccccctgagagaaaaaattcctcctcatctcagttttaaatgggcggccccttattctaagataagaactccagcaaattataGTAATCATTGAGTATCAATGCACAGTATCATCGTGTGctttttctctctctgcagattaATGATTTCCCAGAGAAGATTAACTTCTACATTGTGGGCAATGTCTCCTTCTTCAAGAGCACGTGGCCCGAGATTCGGGGAAACGCAGTCATGTTCGCAGGTAAACCAGCTTGTTCGAGAAGGGGCTGACAATGGGAGGTGCCTGGGGTACAGGCGTAACACACAATGGCACCTGGTGCTTTAATATCGTTACTGGGGATCTAACCGAGGGGGTGTGTATAGAAtgaattacagactggaatcttaattgaggggtttatatatagagaataatggatacccgggagtgagttacaggctggaatctaatcgaggggtttatatatagaatagcggatatgagttacaggctggaatctaataaaagggttcggggggtttatatatagaataccagatatTTGGGAGTGAGTTATGGGTTGGATCAaggtgttcgggggtttatatatagaataacgaatCCGCGGGGGTGagtgaatataagaaataggagcaggagtaggccatacggccccttgagcctgctccgccatttaataagatcatggctgatccaatcatggactcggctccacttccctgcccgctccccataaccctttattcccttatcggttaagaaactgtctatttctgtcttaaatttattcaatgtcccagcttccacagctctctgaggcagcgagttccacagatttacaaccctcagagaagaaattcctcctcatctcggttttaaatgggcgacgccttattctaagattatgccctcgagttctagtctcccccatcagtggaaacatcctctctgcatccaccttgtcaagccccctcacaatcttatacgtttcgctaagatcacctctcattcttctgaattccaatgagtagaggcccaacctcctcaacctttcctaagtcaaccccctcatcccaggaatcaaccgagtgaaccttctctgaactgcctccaaaacaagataccattggccttcctgatcacttgctgtacctgcatactatccttttgtgtttcatgcacaagtacccccaggtcccactgtactgcagcactttgcaatttttctccatttaaataataacttgctctttgattttttttctgccaaagtgcatgacctcaaactttccaaaattatactccatctgccaaatttttgcccactcacttagcctgtctatgtccttttgcagattttttgtgttctcctcacacattgcttttcctcccatctttgtatcgtcagcaaacttggctacgttacactcagtcccttctttcaagacgttaatatagattgtaaatagttggggtcccagcactgatccctgcggcaccccactagttactagttgccaacccgagaatgaaccatttatcccgactctctgttttctgttagttagccaatcctctatccatgctaatatattacccccaaccccgtgaacttttatcttgtacagaaaccttttatgtggcaccttgtcaaatgccttctggcaatccaaatcctttggttcccctttatccaccctgtttgttacatcctcaaataactccagcaaatctgtcaaacatgacttccctttcataaaaccatgctgactctgcctgaccgagtgGAAGGGAAGACACACACTGAGTATTAGACCGTTAGTTGCAGATTGCAACGGGTATATTTTTATATTGGCCTTGTGAGGGGGGTATATTGAACAAAAGGTTTAATGTTTGTGTTTTTCTCAGGCTTTCTCCTGGGGAACCTGTCAAAGACGGAGGTTCAGTCAGTGTCCCTGgaacatgtgtgtgcaggtgagtaAAGTTGctatgtgtgtctgtctctctctggcgaTAACCAGCGGGCTAGTGTGTGCATACAGCacgtcattcacaggatgtgggcgtcactagcaaggccagcacttattgcccttgaaccgctgcagtccgtgtggtgaaggtgctcccacagagctgttggggagggagttccaggattgtgttcCAGGATTGtatcccagtgatgatgaaggaacagccgatatatttccaagtcaggatggtgtgtaacttgggagtggtggtgtttccatgcgcatGCTGCTCTTGACCTTCTAGGGGGTAAAGGTTGCAGGTATATCTGGCTCGAGCCTGACTCCCCACTTGTCACTTTTCaaattgaatttttttgaagaaaCAATGCTGGCGTCGtcgtcatcaaacactcccagggcaggtacagcacgggttagatacagagtaaagctccctctacactgtcccatcaaacactcccagggcaggtacagcacgggttagatacagagtaaagctccctctacactgtcccatcaaacactcccagggcaggtacagcacggggttagatacagagtaaagctccctctacaatgtcccatcaaacactcccagggcaggtacagcacgggttagatacagagtaaagctccctctacactgtcccatcaaacactcccagggcaggtacagcacgggttagatacagagtaaagctccctctacaatgtcccatcaaacactcccagggcaggtacagcacgggttagatacagagtaaagctccctcaacactgtcccatcaaacactcccagggcaggtacagtacgagttagatacagagtaaagctccctctacactgtcccatcaaacactcccagggcaggtacagcacgggttagatacagagtaaagctccctctacacttccccatcaaacactcccagggcaggtacagcacggggttagatacagagtaaagctccctctacactgtcccatcaaacactcccagggcaggtacagcacgggttagatacagagtaaagctccctctacactgtcccatcaaacactcccagggcaggtacagcacgggttagatacagagtaaagctccctctacactgtcccatcaaacactcccagggcaggtacagcacggggttagatacagagtaaagctccctctacactgtcccatcaaacactcccagggcaggtacagcacgggttagatacagagtaaagctccctctacactgtcccatcaaactctcccagggcaaaaGCAGATTTGCAACTGCCCCCCCCCGTGCACCCTGGGCCTGGGCTGTGTACGGGCCGGGCCGCGATGGTCCAGCTGGTGCGAGGGAGATGTTGCTGTGAGCCTGGGAGTTAAGTGAAAGCAGCTGTTGGACGGGGTGCAGGGATGGGGAAAGCGAGACACGGCCTCAGTCAGCAGGGGAAGCCAGTGCCTCTGATGGTGCAGGCGGGCCGGGATCAGGTTGTCTCAGCTTCCTGCCGTCAATGAACTAATTGAAGAGTCCAGGGGCAGCAGGGGAGTGGGGGCGGCTGATTTATGAGGCTGCTGGGACCCTGAGCCGTGGTCAGAGAGGGGGGGCTCAGAGACAAGATTTGTGCAATAAATCAGGAAGCTTCACTAACTTCATACCGACGCTCCCCCAGGAGCAGGATTTAAAGTTTTCTCAAATTCATAATAAAAACAAGCTTCTGAAAAAATAACATTATTGTATGCTGGCTGCTAGCTCGGTCATTTAACCCTTCACTCTCCAACTTCCCCCCTCCTTTACCtcattctctcccttcccccgcccgcgctcttccccccccctcccctcccctcccttcccccgcccgcgctctcccccctcccttcccccgcccgcgctcttccccctcccttcccccgcccgcgctctcccccctcccttcccccgcccgcgctctcccccctcccttcccccgcccgcgctctcccccctcccttcccccgcccgcgctctcccccctcccttcccccgcccgcgctctcccccctcccttcccccctcccttcccccgcccgcgctctcccccctcccgcgctctcccccctcccttcccccgcccgcgctctccccgcgcgctctcccccctcccttcccccgcccgcgctctcccccctcccttcccctgcccgcgctctcccccctcccttcccccgcccgcgctctcccccctcccttcccccgcccgcgctctcccccctcccttcccccgcccgcgctctcccccctcccttcccccgcccgcgctctcccccctcccttcccccgcccgcgctctcccccctcccttcccccgcccgcgctctcccccctcccttcccccgcccgcgctctccccgcgcgctctcccccctcccttcccccgcccgtgctctcccccctcccttcccccgcccgcgctctcccccctcccttcccccgcccgcgctcccccccctcccttcccccgcccgcgctccctctcccccatcccccacctacccgaaagacggcacctccgacaatgcagcactccctcagcactgcagcggagtgtcagcctagatttatgtgcttgagtccccagagtgggacttgaacccacaaccttctgactcgggcgagagtgTAACCCCGTGAGCCCGGGCTGACACAGTACTGAACAATATGGATGTTGGGGGGTGATCGTTCTGaaagaggtgtgtgtgtgtcggcgGCGGACTCTGTTTGACGAGACCCTCTCTAACAGGCCCGTTCCTCTTTTCCCAGCTATCATCCTGCTCCTTCGTGACGTCGTTCCCAGTGTCCGGATCAAAGCGGCTGAGGCTCTGAGTCTCCTCCACGACTTGTGAAGGTTCATCGGGCCGGACGAGGATTTTCCTGTCCCCCGAGACCGGATTTGTGTTTACAGAAGGTGGATAATCAGTGGCTGAGACCAAAGAGtgttctgtgtgtgtgagagagagaaaacaccCCAAATATagccctctgcccccacccccccgggcgTGGGGAGAGTTAGACGGGGCACTTGGTAAGGTGCTGTTCACCACTTGGTAACATCGCTCGTCAATTCAAGTTCTTTCAGTCCTCGACCTGTTGTTTCCTCTGTGTTTTGTACCAATCCAGGGTTTGTGTGTCTGATATTTACACGGTTAGAATAGCAGTCGCTGTTTACTCATTTTGTCCTTTTCCAGCTCTCTCGTTGATTCCAATTGTATCCCATTTGCCCCCTCCATATTCCCATCCCCATTCCTGCTAGTGGGAGGGGGTCACGCTGCCTCTCCTGCCTGCCCCACAAATGTCGGGATATCGAGAGACGAGCCAATGCCCTGCTTCCTTTTCACGGAGCGGGGGCTGGCTTACAGGGttcacccgtctccccccccccccccccccataccgtgGTCGGTGGTGTGAGCAGACGGCGACCATCAGTTGCTTCTGGTCAGTCTGCGCGATTCACTCCTGCACCTCCCCCTTTGTATCCCTGCCCCCAAATATATTTATTTCTCTGCTGAAGAGGCCCGGGCAGGCCTGGCTGGGTGATGGTCAGCAGGCTGCTGCAGTGGCCATTCCTTCGGGGGGTAAATCCACAGGTATGGGGGGGGCGCGTGCGTCACGCATCACAGTCCAATCCTTTGCACCGAATTTCCCCACACCCGCTCTCCACGCAGGGTAGCATGGACTGGGAGCCATGGCTGATTcaaggcactgaggccaactgtagttACCTGATCTGGGTGGGGACAATGATGGGGGCACTGCAAGGTGGACCAGGGAAGGGCAGAGATCTTCAGATCTTCCTGCATCGGTAACACCCTTGCGGGAAGTGCATGGGTGTCAGTTAAGAGGATGGGGACGGCGCTATCTGTGGTGCCTCCCGTAGTCAAATAGCCTACATCAGTGCACCATTGAGGTTCACAAGTGAAGGAAGACTAATTGATTGAAGAGGGCGGAAAAAATGTATTTTTGTTGGGGCTTTTCAAAAGTGAGATCCCCGAAATAATAATTGTGTGAGAATTGCGACTTCCTGCGACGGTCCCGGCGGGTCCTGCGACAATCCCGGCGGGTCCTGCGACACTCCCAGCTCTCGCAGCAGCAGTGCTTGTGCGCTGTCTCCCCAATGGCCCAGCCACAAGTGGTGAGATTCAGCCCCTTCCTTCCAGCGCTGACCCGCCAGGCTCCTGGTTAGTCACTGGGCCGTTGCTCATTTAATTCCGGTGAGTTTTTGCAGCCGTCCATTCGAGTTGTCTGATTCCCTTTCACTTTGGTTTCCTCTCTCGCTCAGACGTAAGCTGTggagttttttttctttttaaaaccacTATTTGTCGCAATAGTAAAAGCAAGTTAAGCTGGAGTGAAGTTCGTTACAGGTTTGTGTTTCCAGCCGCCCCTCGGGCCAAAGATTCATAATTGAAACAAACCCATAAGTGAGAGATGATCAGCCAAAACCTTAAGCTGATAGATTATCTGACACCTTGTGTGGGAGAGGGGTTCCCTTCCAATACAGTTTCAGCAGCCCCACCTTCAGTGACCGGGGCAGGAGCTGCTGCTCTCAGCACTAGGTATAAGGCAGTCTGCCCGTGTCCAATATTGGGATCGCAGTGTCTGTGTGCAGTAACCCCACTCTGCCCCAGAGGTTGCTAGTGGTGAGCTGTCGCTTACACTGCTGCCACCCAGTGCCCCAATAAGGCAAGTAGGCGTGGAATGGTTATCAGGATTGGGTCCCATACCGTCTCGCTGTTGAGGTAACTTGTTCGTTTCTCAGAAATGTTCTTCGATATTGCACTTTTATTTTAAGGCTTCCTCCCAGTTGGTTTGGTAATCCAGAAGCCAGGTTCTGTTGGCATTAAACTCAGAGTAAGCAGCCTGAATTTTCAGTATTTCTGCCGGTGGGGTCAGTTCCTGCAGAGGAGCTGGTCCTAACACTTCCTATCtctggagggggagtgagggagtaaTTGTCCCCGCCctgaacacacacacaccaacaccgcAGAGCTGAGGCACAGCACTTGGTGCCTACAATCCACGACATGCACAGGCTGGCGGGGGGGGAACACCGGCTCGAATTGTGTGGGTCGGAAGGGGAAGGAATGGGgggaacattaccccaacccctccCTTGCCTCGCCCTCCAGGCCTATGGGTTTATTGCACGTGAGGAGATTATTGGAGGGGACATTAAGCACCTTTTATTTTCTCTGTCTGAACCACATTTCACCAGCACCAACAGGAACAGTTATAGGTTGGGTATGTTCCAATTGTctggcatgtttttttttaaatgttcaaatgAATTGAATACGACGGGCGATGTACAGAGCTGTGTCTTTAATAATAAGACTGCTGAATGTAGCGTCATTGTAAATCACGGTGGAAATATATGGTACATAATAATAGAAAAATTTAAAATGTATATCTGATTTAAAAACATTCATTTCACACcctgtgcctgtttttcattctctTGTCAGCTGGAATCACCCATTACAATCGCGGCTGCAGTCAGACACTTTAGGAAGAGGGGGCAGAGATtttccagaatggtaccagggatgagggactgcagttagcggggagagactggggtggttctccttggagcagagattaCAAGGTGatgtgatagaagtgttcaaaatcacaaaggaggtggtactcagcaagataatgggaataaaggcggataaatcccctggacctgatggcttatatgtgactccagacccacactatGTGGTTGCCTCGTAACTGCATTCTGAAGTAGCTgagcaaattttgtttgatcactcctgtgaagtgtctcgggatgttttactattttATAGGCCCAACAGCTGACTCCTGGTCAAATAAGCCCCCGCACCTGCCTTTCTGTACCCCAGGGCTCTCCCTTGCCTCTCGTATTTATCTGACCTGTCCAATTTGTAGTCCAGGTTCCTCCCTTCCTCAGGTGCTTGTAAGGGCCCTACTTTACCCTGAATCCAGAGGGAAGGAGTGAAATatagctgagcaagtttccctcaactAGCCTCAGGCAGGCTTCAATTTCCCAGGAGGATGGCAATGGGAAGGTGATGCCTTTTACACTCAGACTCTGGGCCCCAGTGAATCTTCCTGCCCTGCCTCACTGTAATCCAATGAAGACACAGCTTACTGAAATGCCCAGCAACCAACCGCTAACCATTGTTCTTTTTACTTCCTAAATTAAATGAAACAACTGAATTTAGATCACTTCACTAGATTTATTTTTATCTCAATTCAATCAAACACATTCTGGCAACTCAGCCCAGTTACACCAGGACAAGGTTGGTGAAGCGAAGACAGGTGTGAAATATGTCAGGCATCCACTTAAATTGCAAACCatggacgctggcgggagggatcaCCAAGCTGTGGCCCACTAGGCTGCAGTACTGCTGGGCACAGACACGAGGGAGTGTGGTATGGTggctcagacaggaagcagagtaggagtaaatggatacttttcagaatggcaggcagtgactagtggggtactgcaaggttctgtgctggggccccagctgtttacactgtacattaatgatttagacgaggggataaaatgtagtatctcccaatttgcgaattacactaagttgggtggcagtgtgagctgcgaggaggatgcaatgaggctgcagagtgacttggataggttaggtgagtgggcagatgaagtataatgtggataaatgtgaggttatccactttggtggtaaaaacagagacaagactattatctgaatggtgacagattaggaaaaggggaggtgcactgagacctgggtgtcatggtacatcagtcattgaaggttggcatgcaggtacagcaggtggttaagaaagcaaatggcaagttggccttcagagtgaggggatttgagtacaggggcagggaggtgttgctacagttgtacagggccttggtgaggccacacctggagtattgtgtacagttttggtctcttaacttgaaggacattcttgttattgagggagtgcagcgaaggttcacatatcaagaaagactggatcaactgggcttgtattcactggagttcagaagaatgagaggggacttcatagaaacatttaaaattcagatgggtttagacaggttagatgcaggaagaatgttaccaatgttgggcaagtccagagacaggggtcataatctaaggataaggggtaagccatttaggaccgagatgaggagaaacttcttcacccagagagtggtgagcctgtggaattctctaccacagaaagttgttgaggccaattcactaaatatattcaaaaaggagttagatgtagtccttactattcgggggatcaaggggtatggcgagaaagcaggaatggggtactgaagttgcatgttcagccatgaactcattgaatggtggtgcaggctagaagggccgaatggcctactcctgcacttattttctatgttatgattttttttttggggggggggggggggggcagggtaggGTGGCTGACACCAGGGGTGGTAGAGTGGTACTGCTCACACAGGGTGGTACAGAGGAGTGGGTATGGTGGCTCTGACACTGGGGGCAGGACCGTATACATCCGTCACTAACTAATGCAAAAGGGATGGCACATAAAACAAATGAGGAAACATTGGTGTGGTCTGTCAATGCAAAATACTATGTTaatatgggggtggggggaaatgaaTGGTTCCAGGTCTATCACTAATTCTGGGTTGTACAGAGGGCAAGTGATGTGGTGTCAATGCGTAACACTGGTGGGGCTTCCCTACGGCACGGTGGTGCTGATATGTCCAGCCGCTTCCACTCTTGCTCCGTGTGGGAGAAAGGCGGGTTTCTGTCTGCTTGAatgacccctccccccgcccaggcAGAGGGAGAAATCACCGGCCGTGACCACcagcacactctctctctgtgtctccccacACGACGCTCAAACAGGAGCTTgtaaaataattatttttttataAAACTGGAAGGGAGGGGCTCCTGCAGCAAGGCAGAGCCGGTATGAACGGGCCGCCATTA
This DNA window, taken from Pristiophorus japonicus isolate sPriJap1 chromosome 5, sPriJap1.hap1, whole genome shotgun sequence, encodes the following:
- the LOC139264775 gene encoding maestro heat-like repeat-containing protein family member 1, which codes for MIAGMDEKDDPEDLITLEAMSGLSKVLAQLDETNVQPILINIALRIRPFFEKDKEQVRAAAFTVFGNLSRFGDGQSKADYVEQIHSSLVSLLLHLNDGSEEVVKACKFALRLIGPLMGSDNISAMFQKHLLEEANLHYGEFINDLAKHIINDFPEKINFYIVGNVSFFKSTWPEIRGNAVMFAGFLLGNLSKTEVQSVSLEHVCAAIILLLRDVVPSVRIKAAEALSLLHDL